One window from the genome of Mycolicibacterium gadium encodes:
- a CDS encoding SDR family NAD(P)-dependent oxidoreductase has product MELGLEGRNFVLVGGTTGMGYGTARALAGDGANVALLARDGQRAEERAQELTTEFGIRAMGIAVDATESGGAVDRAVDRAAEELGPLRGLAVTAGPMNQQGPFLEHGDDSWDWYYQLILMATVRSCRAVIPHLQRNGGGTIVTTAAYSVRAPKILIPPYNALKASVLTLSKILAKTHGPDGIRVNVVCPGLFDTETNDHIREHRAQQYGVPLEDAIYTHLSSNPDWNMRVALGRGGRPHEAGELIAFLLGDRAAYMTGAVINIDGGTDF; this is encoded by the coding sequence GTGGAACTCGGACTGGAAGGCCGCAACTTTGTGCTTGTCGGCGGGACCACTGGCATGGGATACGGCACGGCCCGGGCGCTGGCCGGCGACGGTGCGAACGTCGCCTTGCTCGCGCGCGACGGTCAACGAGCCGAGGAGCGTGCACAAGAACTGACGACAGAGTTCGGTATCCGGGCCATGGGGATTGCCGTGGATGCGACCGAGAGCGGAGGAGCGGTGGATCGCGCCGTCGACCGCGCGGCAGAAGAGCTGGGCCCGCTACGAGGACTTGCCGTCACCGCAGGACCAATGAACCAGCAGGGGCCTTTCCTCGAACACGGCGACGACTCCTGGGATTGGTACTACCAGCTCATCCTGATGGCAACCGTGCGATCGTGTCGCGCGGTCATCCCACATCTACAGCGGAATGGCGGCGGCACCATCGTGACCACCGCCGCATATTCGGTACGAGCCCCGAAGATTCTGATCCCGCCCTACAACGCGCTGAAGGCATCTGTGCTGACGCTGTCCAAGATCTTGGCGAAGACACACGGCCCCGACGGAATCCGTGTGAACGTGGTGTGCCCCGGTCTGTTCGACACCGAAACGAACGACCACATCCGAGAGCATCGTGCACAGCAATACGGTGTGCCGCTCGAAGATGCGATCTACACCCACCTGTCGAGCAATCCCGACTGGAATATGAGAGTGGCGCTGGGCCGCGGCGGAAGACCGCACGAGGCAGGCGAACTCATCGCGTTCCTGCTCGGGGACCGCGCCGCGTACATGACCGGTGCCGTCATCAACATCGACGGCGGCACCGACTTCTGA
- a CDS encoding acyl-CoA dehydrogenase family protein → MTTDSDSAVFTLTDDQREFRSTVRAFLEHHSPEPEVRRVMESAQGFESAIWRAMADQLRLQGLIIPEEYGGEGFGFTELGLVLEEMGRALLPGPYFTSAVLTAAVLLGSDDIEACKRYLPGIASGKTIATLALTERSGRWDREGIETTADQDGAAWTLRGAKHYVPDGGIADLVIVVARTASGAVGLFAVESTDDLVRREQSSLDPTRRQAVIEFTGTAATRVGLEDAWPGLSRALSQATAALANEQVGGAQRCLDQAVAYVKVRTQFGRPVGSFQAIRHRCADLMLDIECARGVAQYAVHAIDHFPIESKSAAALAKAFCSDVYARAAAANIQLHGGIGFTWEHPAHMYYKRAKSSAMLLGDPSYHRSLLADSIGV, encoded by the coding sequence CATGGAGTCGGCGCAGGGGTTCGAATCGGCTATATGGCGAGCCATGGCCGATCAGCTGAGACTGCAAGGGTTGATCATTCCCGAGGAGTACGGCGGCGAGGGGTTCGGCTTCACCGAACTCGGTCTGGTGCTAGAAGAGATGGGCCGGGCACTGCTCCCCGGTCCATACTTCACGTCGGCAGTGCTCACTGCAGCTGTACTCCTGGGTTCCGATGACATCGAAGCGTGCAAACGCTACCTACCCGGCATCGCTTCCGGTAAGACCATCGCGACCCTGGCACTCACAGAGCGCTCCGGACGATGGGATCGCGAAGGCATCGAGACAACAGCCGACCAAGATGGTGCCGCATGGACACTGCGGGGAGCCAAACACTATGTGCCAGATGGCGGTATCGCCGATCTCGTCATTGTCGTGGCCCGCACCGCGTCCGGGGCCGTCGGCCTCTTCGCCGTCGAGAGCACCGATGATTTGGTGCGCCGAGAGCAGTCAAGCCTCGACCCGACACGCCGCCAAGCCGTCATCGAGTTCACCGGCACCGCTGCGACGCGGGTCGGTCTCGAGGATGCGTGGCCCGGGCTGAGCCGCGCGCTGAGTCAGGCGACCGCGGCGTTGGCCAACGAACAAGTGGGCGGCGCTCAGCGGTGCCTCGATCAGGCGGTTGCCTACGTCAAGGTCCGCACCCAGTTCGGTCGACCAGTCGGCTCCTTCCAGGCGATCCGGCACCGCTGCGCCGACCTGATGCTCGACATCGAATGCGCCAGAGGCGTAGCGCAATACGCCGTCCACGCCATTGATCACTTTCCCATTGAGTCCAAATCGGCGGCAGCGCTGGCCAAGGCGTTCTGCTCGGACGTGTACGCGCGTGCCGCAGCGGCCAACATCCAGTTGCACGGCGGTATCGGATTCACCTGGGAACATCCCGCGCACATGTATTACAAGCGAGCGAAATCGTCGGCGATGTTGCTCGGAGACCCGAGCTACCACCGCAGCCTGTTGGCCGACTCCATCGGCGTCTGA
- a CDS encoding TetR/AcrR family transcriptional regulator: MATQRATADIETQDEHDRQDQILEAANQCFTQLGIHRTSVQDVARMANVSRGTVYRYFEDRNVLIDAAIEFGAQKFYQQVAAAMAKKSTLAEKLGAMAETHAIILLDHRTRNRLMADDSELMRHMISDGDSAVRRTTEFLVPYVREAQKRGEVGAGIDVTAASEWLARIIYSFSTVNQAQTFDMSKPDTVRKYVEKFAVNGLR, from the coding sequence ATGGCGACCCAACGGGCCACGGCCGACATCGAGACGCAGGACGAGCACGACCGACAGGATCAGATCCTGGAGGCGGCCAACCAGTGCTTCACCCAGTTGGGCATCCATCGCACCAGCGTGCAGGACGTCGCCAGAATGGCGAACGTGTCGCGGGGCACGGTCTACCGCTATTTCGAGGACCGCAATGTGCTGATCGATGCGGCGATCGAATTCGGCGCCCAGAAGTTCTATCAGCAGGTTGCCGCGGCCATGGCCAAGAAGTCGACTCTCGCGGAGAAGCTCGGCGCCATGGCCGAGACTCACGCGATCATCCTGTTGGACCATCGCACCCGCAACCGCTTGATGGCCGACGACTCAGAGCTGATGCGTCACATGATTTCCGATGGCGATTCCGCCGTCCGGCGTACCACGGAATTCCTGGTGCCCTATGTCCGCGAAGCGCAGAAGCGCGGCGAGGTCGGCGCGGGCATTGACGTCACCGCCGCCAGCGAGTGGCTGGCCAGGATCATTTACTCGTTCTCGACGGTCAATCAAGCGCAGACTTTCGACATGTCCAAGCCCGACACCGTCCGCAAGTACGTCGAAAAGTTCGCCGTCAACGGATTGCGCTGA